A stretch of Falco rusticolus isolate bFalRus1 chromosome 2, bFalRus1.pri, whole genome shotgun sequence DNA encodes these proteins:
- the C2H3orf52 gene encoding TPA-induced transmembrane protein isoform X1, producing MSCLYACFRDKGPRTETEAMKRQSSGQEHEIMELQEANVEESEADHDKPLNAQTRKERNPWKSCRNVVFWKCKLWMVITAIFLVFFLVIFISLVLYSNVYVDEDDYWDADALLNSGNCRNFSGTLELMCGLPHLFSEDITKRLTDVYSSSPALGRYFRSAQVVYFSNESSTVFYQLEFSVPPSTEGFMENTMNPDFIRNVLRQNIYDEDDTSNPGTAECNRLKLDPTSLTLTCKFCTSETVPLQRAEVFT from the exons ATGAGTTGCCTCTACGCTTGCTTCAGAGACAAAGGTCCTCGCACAGAGACAGAAGCTATGAAAAGGCAAAGCTCTGGTCAGGAGCACGAGATTATGGAATTGCAAGAAGCTAACGTGGAGGAAAGTGAGGCTGATCATGACAAGCCTCTAAATGCTCAAACAAGAAAG GAGAGAAATCCCTGGAAATCATGCAGGAATGTAGTTTTCTGGAAGTGTAAACTATGGATGGTTATAACTGCAATTTTTCTAGTATTCTTCCTGGTCATTTTCATCAGCCTAGTTCTTTACTCTA ATGTTTACGTAGATGAGGATGACTACTGGGATGCCGATGCACTACTAAATAGTGGAAATTGCCGCAATTTTTCAGGAACATTGGAGTTAATGTGTGGTCTACCACACCTTTTCTCTGAAGACATTACTAAGAGG TTAACAGATGTCTACAGTTCATCTCCAGCTCTAGGACGCTACTTCAGGTCAGCTCAGGTGGTTTATTTCAG taatgAAAGCTCCACTGTATTTTATCAGCTAGAGTTTTCTGTGCCACCATCAACAGAGGGGTTTATGGAAAACACAATGAACCCAGATTTTATAAGGAATGTCTTGCgtcaaaatatttatgatgAAGATGATACCTCTAATCCTGGGACAGCTGAATGTAACAGGTTAAAGCTTGACCCGACTTCTCTCACGTTAACATGTAAGTTCTGTACATCAGAGACTGTTCCTTTACAACGAGCAGAAGTATTTACTTGA
- the C2H3orf52 gene encoding TPA-induced transmembrane protein isoform X2, whose amino-acid sequence MSCLYACFRDKGPRTETEAMKRQSSGQEHEIMELQEANVEESEADHDKPLNAQTRKERNPWKSCRNVVFWKCKLWMVITAIFLVFFLVIFISLVLYSNVYVDEDDYWDADALLNSGNCRNFSGTLELMCGLPHLFSEDITKRLTDVYSSSPALGRYFRSAQVVYFSNESSTVFYQLEFSVPPSTEGFMENTMNPDFIRNVLRQNIYDEDDTSNPGTAECNRLKLDPTSLTLT is encoded by the exons ATGAGTTGCCTCTACGCTTGCTTCAGAGACAAAGGTCCTCGCACAGAGACAGAAGCTATGAAAAGGCAAAGCTCTGGTCAGGAGCACGAGATTATGGAATTGCAAGAAGCTAACGTGGAGGAAAGTGAGGCTGATCATGACAAGCCTCTAAATGCTCAAACAAGAAAG GAGAGAAATCCCTGGAAATCATGCAGGAATGTAGTTTTCTGGAAGTGTAAACTATGGATGGTTATAACTGCAATTTTTCTAGTATTCTTCCTGGTCATTTTCATCAGCCTAGTTCTTTACTCTA ATGTTTACGTAGATGAGGATGACTACTGGGATGCCGATGCACTACTAAATAGTGGAAATTGCCGCAATTTTTCAGGAACATTGGAGTTAATGTGTGGTCTACCACACCTTTTCTCTGAAGACATTACTAAGAGG TTAACAGATGTCTACAGTTCATCTCCAGCTCTAGGACGCTACTTCAGGTCAGCTCAGGTGGTTTATTTCAG taatgAAAGCTCCACTGTATTTTATCAGCTAGAGTTTTCTGTGCCACCATCAACAGAGGGGTTTATGGAAAACACAATGAACCCAGATTTTATAAGGAATGTCTTGCgtcaaaatatttatgatgAAGATGATACCTCTAATCCTGGGACAGCTGAATGTAACAGGTTAAAGCTTGACCCGACTTCTCTCACGTTAACAT